The genomic stretch gccataccaccctctcaggccctagagcctgagaagggtGATATGGAGAATTGAAAGAAGGATTGTTttgtcaatgtactatttttatttgggtggattaagttagtttccctatcacatatggattttctttttaccttgtttCGGTTTCAAcacgtccagttggtggcggcaatacacctttttgggttgtagtccgccataaaacccaccgaagaagaagaacgcgccaataggatctcgctagctcgttcatggctctgcccaccttcttgcttgttctgcccgTTATGGCTCATATGTTCCCAtttgaaacgacaggctgtggtctatcttggtttagttataaatatatttgGTGCCAGTGCTGCTCGGCTCAGTTGGAGGTTTCAACATGTTGAAAATAAGAAGAACGTGACTTGTAAAAAACGGTGCATGGTGAGGAATAATGTGTTTTAGATATCTGAGCATGTCTGGTGGTAATTTTCCATATCAAACGTTACCGGCGTTCGGTACACAACTAACTAGCCACCATACAAAGAAGGAAGTGCCATTACTGTCTAAGTTAGCTACTGTTGTGGTCGAAGCAGATAGAATAAACACAAAGAACTGGTTACGATAGCCAGCTATCTATATGACATGATCGAAGAGGGATGTCCAAGTTCGGTGGTAACTAGCCCTTCATCATGACtatcagttccattacattacacatacaagtaattggacgaaggcgtcttctgtGGGGTGGGGGGTTGTTTAGAGTCGCGTCGCTTgtggtacggttttggaagcataaggatcTTTCATATCGGCCAGAAATAATATTCCAAAAACAAAAGGTAAAATTGATACACCTTTTAtagggttcccacacggccatatttccatgttacagagCTTGCTTACGGAAGACGGAGTGGACTACCAGTGCTAATTAGCTGTCTGCATCTCAAACACCTGTGTGCGGAACACAGACGCCACAAACATGTTGTCCCTTGAAAAATAGTCGGCTGCAGCTGTGTTAAAACAGTGTatggcacaggaggttggtggtaccttaattggggaggacgggctcgtggtaatgacattccatttgctctgttctaACCGTTATTATGACCTGCCCTCCCCtgagcagcctcctgtggtgtacagtaagtgtgtattttgcatttgtgaaagagggatttatgtttctagaatgtagcgcaattgagaatcgattcacgtttagatgtaTTTGGCTGTTTTGCCTTCCAGAGCCAATTTTccctttaaacagaacatgtaaggtccttggactaaggATTAAtgttaggctcctttagtccaacATTGGGCTAGGTGGTAACTAACATATCCTGATCCTGTAACTATTAGGCTAGCTATTTGGACATCTCATCTGTTTATGTAAACATGACATGAGACATTTATTTACCATATCTTTATTATTCTGTTTTTCCAAAGATGTCCTGGTTCTTCCATGTCAATCAAGGCTCAAACCAGCAGCCCCCTGGCATGATGCCCCCAGCTGCTGGCACCCTGTCCAGCAACACACACTATCCCAACATCAGTAGCAACACACTGGATACAGCTAACACTGCTGGACAGGGTTGGCTCTGCGCACAGTCCAGTTCGTCTTCACCCAGCCAGGCAGACTTTCCGTCAGTACCACAGGGTTTAGTGCCTCCCAGCTTGGAGAACCTATCTTGTACCTCTCTGAACTCAGCGGCAGGCAGAGAGCCCCTGCCACTCTCCTATGTAACTCTTCAGGAGCAGCGTTGTGTATTGAGCTGGTTCCTGAGCTGGGGCACTGCCCAGAGGGAACGGTTTCTGCAGGACCTGTTGGGGAAAGCTGTGCCAGGGAAAGTGTGTACCCTCCTCGAGTCGCTCAATACGCTACAGGTACAACCCATCTTGCTATTACAATTATGTAATGGTTTGTCCTCCAGATACCAGTTACTCCAGTTACTAGTAATGTAACAGTCATGTTGATCTCATTTGCACTGAAACCCTCACCACCATCTGTTCCTTTCTGATTCTAGGTTAAGGACAGCCCACCAAATATCTTTGAGTGCCAACTGCGCCTCTGGACCCAATGGTTTGAGTcatggagtgaggaggagaggaacagtttCCTGCACATTCTAGAAGAGAGGGACCCGATCTTTGTTGCCCACTTCTACAGAGGTGTAGCTGGGACAGCAGGCAGGGATTGAGGGATACGGGAGAAGAGGGTGTAGAATGGATAGACAATGCGTGGGTGGTAGACAGATAGAAACAAGTCAAGTTGGAGTGGTACATGGGGAAGCATATGTGTGGAGACAGTGAAGAACGGGggggtggttaagagcgttgggccggtaactgaaaggtcgctggttcgaatccccgagccaactaggtgaaaattTTTGATGTGCCCCTAGGTGAAaaatgtcgatgtgcccttgagctaggcacttaaccctaattgctcctgtaagtcgctctggataagagcgtctgctaaatgactaaaatataaatgtaaaatcATTTTTTCTGGCTAGGGCTGAGATGAATCTAGTAAAGTATGAGAAAGCCCTTATAGTATTGATACATATTCTGTTGATGACATACTTGTGGGTAGTACAGGAGAAGACATGGACTGAATAAGGTGAACATATTCATTTAATTCTCAATTACCAAACTAATGGATAGATGTAATATCCTTATTGATCAACCCTTTGCTCTTCTCTCAGTGCAGTTACACCACAGCTGTGTTCAGGTAAAATGGAGtgagtgtagactagaggtaGATAAATAAGTGTGAGAGACCAGGGCCAATTCTGTTACCAGTGGGAATGCTTATACTTCTGTAATGATCTTGAGCAGTTTTCTACAATGCCAGAAATAAAATGCTATTTCATAGATCAGGTGCCATATTTTATTTGTTGAATGATTGAAAATGCATAATTGAAATAACATAATCTTGAATCAACACCACAGAAATGATTACATTTTTAAAGATGATTCTACGTGAAGATTTTATACTGAAATTAATTTGATGTCAAATGCAATATCTCTACTGTATCCATGACACTGAGCCAACACGAGTTAAGACAATCGGAGCATCCTCATCATTAGTCTCCAGACAGGTATTGAAGAATGGATATAGTTTATCCGTGAATCTATTGCCTGTGAATGTATGGAGAAGAGACCTGGTATCTGCATTGTAGAAAGAGACCTCTCCCTTCTTGTAGTCCAATAGTATTCCAAACTTCTGGGGGAGTGCAGACAGCTGAATGTCAAGTGGACGAGCTGCAAGGGCTTTGAGCGCACCTTGTTTCGTCAAGATCATGGTCCAGTAGCCATCTGCTGGTTTTAGTTTCAGCTGCCCCTTCCTATTAGCTGATCCGCTGGCAAC from Coregonus clupeaformis isolate EN_2021a chromosome 21, ASM2061545v1, whole genome shotgun sequence encodes the following:
- the LOC121535639 gene encoding uncharacterized protein C14orf119 homolog, encoding MMSWFFHVNQGSNQQPPGMMPPAAGTLSSNTHYPNISSNTLDTANTAGQGWLCAQSSSSSPSQADFPSVPQGLVPPSLENLSCTSLNSAAGREPLPLSYVTLQEQRCVLSWFLSWGTAQRERFLQDLLGKAVPGKVCTLLESLNTLQVKDSPPNIFECQLRLWTQWFESWSEEERNSFLHILEERDPIFVAHFYRGVAGTAGRD